The Sabethes cyaneus chromosome 3, idSabCyanKW18_F2, whole genome shotgun sequence DNA window AGTCTGGTAAGGAGGAGCGAAGTAGTGTGGTTGATGAAGTGACTTACGATTACAGCAAGAGATCTTAGGAAGTTATTGAAACTGTAAATACCTAGTAAAAAATTAGATTTATTCCAGCACACTTACTTTGCACACTACAGACGTATAAACACGATAAACACTTGAACAACCCTAGCAACCGGCATGATCGGCTGAAAATCGAGACGAGAGCGAGAgtagttttatttcatttcatagTCAGCTTGCTTTGATACCTTTGATACACGCGACGCGGGTATTCTTTCGCAGAAAACAGAGTATCGCTGACTTTGGTCGCTGACCGAGAGCGACTCTCATCATCAGTCACTATCGCATGTGTcatagaaaaactagaaaaaccaaaagagaagaaaacaaTCATAAACATTAACCTTGACGTTCgtttgaaaagaaagtgttgaaTTTTTATGCCGTGCCTCCCAAATTTGTCTCGAGAAAAAGCTTTTGGCTGGCATTAGGTATTAGGTATTAGGCCTTGCTCAGAACGTGTGAAATTTACTAATAAACCAGGAGGCTGCGTCGaacaaggaaaagaaaaagaatatttGTTTACACACACGTTCGCGACGTGAGAAACTCATAATAACATTTACAGTCAGCAGTTATTTTCTTTAGTCTACCCTGTGGTGATAATTACAATTTCGCTTCTTTCTACTAACCAATCACGTCACCACCTGTAACAGTCAGCCGAAAAAAGAGTGCAAATTTATTagttctatttatataatcatTTATTGAGAGTGCCTCGGAAACGGGTAAGAGCTCAGTAAGCAACCAACTCTAGTCAAAGGCAGACGGCAACGAGATGATGAACAATAACATTAACGGAACGGTGGACGGTGAAAATATCGTAGAATTCGATTCGCTTGGTAAGTGCCATCTTACTGTCCTATGCAGCATCGGTTTTATCTAATATCAGTGGTTAGATTTCAAGGTACGAGAATTGATAAATGCTGCCATCAAAGTACGCCACAACGCGTACTGTCCGTACAGTAACTTCGCAGTGGGAGCAGCGCTGAGGGCTACCACCGGTGAAATCTTCACCGGATGCAACGTCGAAAATGGAACCTTCGGACCGAGTGTTTGTGCCGAGAGGACAGCTATTTGCAAGGCAGTCAGCGAGGGATATCGCGAGTTTGAAGCCATCGCCGTAGTGGGCTTACAGGAGAGCCAGTTCACAACTCCGTGCGGTACCTGCCGGCAGACGCTTTCCGAGTTTTGTCGCAAAGACATTCCGGTGTACGTGGCAAAACCGGCACCGGCCCGTGTGATGGTGACCTCGCTGTACAAACTGCTGCCGCATGCATTTTTCCCCACTTTTCTGAACAACTGAACCATCGCGGAATTGCGTACTTCAGCCACGTGGGGGTGAGCCACAAGTATGGAAATGCATTTTTCACTCAATTCGATTGAACTTGTGGACCGCTTGATCCCGTTGGCTTATTCAAAAGTAGTTTTCATATTCAATAGAAAAATGTATACATTATTTTCGAATGTTAAACTTTGAAATTTTCCTTATTTTGATAGACACAGTGTACCAGAATTATCAGTCGATAATCCATATATAATTGATGTACAATGACGAAACCAAACTTTTACTTTCTGTGCTGTAACTGTCTTATATATACCAACAATTATTGATAATATATTTACTCAGTGTgtattaaaaatcaatttgacGATTGAAGTAGGTACcaaagaaatttttgcgtaactcagaaACTAGTCAATAACAGGTAGTTAGTCAATaccaagaccacaaaaactatctatagtaagaCTAGAtcattcagcgcgagacggctgcgagtgttgccggcgacccgctgTCGGATGCGCCGGCCACTGGGGCAGACAACCCTCCCGCAAaaatcaccactgtctaggtttatttgttttcctaggtctactgacctctattaggttctttccttcagttgggtccgaatgagcgacagcgggtaaggagaggatcacccctgcgaaatgatactttcctc harbors:
- the LOC128742776 gene encoding cytidine deaminase-like, which encodes MMNNNINGTVDGENIVEFDSLDFKVRELINAAIKVRHNAYCPYSNFAVGAALRATTGEIFTGCNVENGTFGPSVCAERTAICKAVSEGYREFEAIAVVGLQESQFTTPCGTCRQTLSEFCRKDIPVYVAKPAPARVMVTSLYKLLPHAFFPTFLNN